The sequence below is a genomic window from Denitratisoma sp. DHT3.
CCTTCTGCTTTCCATGGCGACGCTCTTCTACAGCCACTTTCGCATCCGCAAGCCGCTGGCTCGCATCAGCCGCATGTGCGACCGGATCGCCGATGGAGATCTTTCCGTCCGGTTGCGGTTGGATCGTCAAGATGAATTCAGGTGTCTGGGGGAACGCTTCAATCGGATGGTGGATGCCCTTCAAGCACTCAGGGAGGAGCAGGCGCTTGCCGAACGGGCGGTGCGGGATAGCGAACTGCGCCATCGGACGCTTTGGGAGGTGAGCGCGGATGCGATGGTCATGGTCGACGCACATGGCGTGATCGGCTATGCGAACCCCGCGGTGGCCGATGTTTTTGGCTTCGAGCCTCATGAGCTTCAAGGCCGGAGTCTCACCGTGCTGCTGCCGGACCATGTGCATGAACCGCTGCTTCTCGGCTTCTCTCATTACATCAAATCCGGCGGCCAGCACCGGAGCCGGAATGGGATCGAACTGTCCGCGGTACACCAGAGCGGGCGTCGGATTCCCGTGGAAGTCTTCTTCGCCCATATGAAGCTTTCCGGCGGCGATTTGTTCGTGGGTTCTTTTCGCGACATCTCCCAGCGGGTTGAGGCGCAGGCCAATCTGCAGATCCAGGATCGGGCCATCGAGTCCGCCGCCGATGGGATCATGATCACCGATGTCCGGGTGGCCGAGCATCCGATCATCTATGCCAACCCGGCGCTGGAGCGCATCACCGGGTATTGCTCGGCTGAATTGCTGGGGCGGGGCGGACGAATTTTCCTGGGTGAGGACGTCGACCAGATCGAAGTCAACGAACTTCGCCGGATGTTTCTCGAACATCGGGAAGGCGCTACCCAACTGCGCGGGCGCCGCAAGGATGGCGAGTCCTACTGGATCGATCTGTCAGTGGCCCCGGTTCGCAATGCCAAGAGCGAGATTACCCATTACATCAGCATCATGAGGGATGTCACGGAGCGGAAGCAGCAGGAAAACGCGTTGTTGCGCAGCGCCAATTACGATCTGTTGACCGGCTTGCCCAATCGCTCCCTGTTCTACGACCGCCTCAGCCAGATCTTGGCAAGGGGGGAACGCCACCAGCGGGATGCCGCCGTGATGTTCATCGACCTGGATCACTTCAAACTGGTCAATGACTCCCTGGGGCATGATCATGGCGACCAGTTGCTGGCGGCGGTCGCCGCCAAGTTGAAGATCTGTCTGCGCGAGGGCGATACGGTGGCGCGCTGGGGCGGGGATGAGTTCGTGATTCTGTTGGCGGATCTGGGCTCGCGGGACGACATCGCCATTGTTGCCGGGAGGGTGCAGGAAGGCCTGGGCGAGTCGATCACTCTGGGCGAACAGGAGGTTTATTGCACCGCCAGCATCGGGGTCAGTGTTTTCCCGGACGATGGCAACACGACGGAGGCCCTGCTGAAACACGCGGACCTGGCGATGTACCGGGCCAAGAGCCAGGGACGCAATACCTGGAGTCTTTACGCCGACGATATGCAACAGGGTGTCGACCGGCGCTTTTCCCTTGAAACCCAGTTGCGCAAGGCGATTGAGAAGGATGAGCTGTTCCTGAACTTCCAGCCCCAGATCGAATTGTCCAGTGGCCGCGTCATCGGAGTGGAGGCACTGGTACGCTGGCAGCATCCCGAACTGGGCCTGGTTTCCCCGTCGTTCTTCATTCCGGTCGCGGAAGAGTCGGGAATGATGGCGGCCATTGGCGAATGGGTGCTTCACGCTGCCTGCGCCGAGGCGAAACGGTGGCAGACGCTGGGTTTGATGAACATTCGCGTAGCGGTGAACATTTCGCCCTGCCAGTTCGCGCAGAACGATCTTGCCGAGAGGATCGTTTCCGTATTGGACCACCATGGTCTGCAGGCCGGCGACATTGAACTGGAGATCACCGAAAGCATCGTGATGTGCAACCCCTCGAAAACGGTGGACACGTTGCGGCACCTGAAAGCCCTGGGCATTCACGTCGCCCTGGACGATTTCGGTACAGGCCATTCAAGTCTCGCTTATTTCAAGAATTTTCCGCTCAACCGACTGAAGATCGACAAGTCCTTCATCCAGGACGAAACCATCGTGCGCGCCGTGATCCAGATGTCCATCAGCTACGGGATACAGATCGTGGCCGAGGGCGTGGAAGACGAGGCCACGGCGCAAATGCTGTATCGCCTGGGATGCGATGTCGTGCAGGGGTTCCACTATTCGTATCCGCTTTCCGCCGACGAACTCGTCGAGTTCCTGCAGCGGCCGCCGAAGACGGTGGCGGCGCCGCTGTGACGGCGCCGGCATGACCGACCGCTTCGCTGGTAATCTGCCGGCCGGAAACAATGTCGATGGATCTGTATGCGAACAATGGAAACGATGGCACATCGGGCGGAATCGGCCCCTGTCTCCACCCCCGCCGCGGCGGCGGCTCCGGCGCCGCCGGGACTGGTCGGCATCAAGCTGGTGGTCGATGACCTGGAGGCGAGCGCCGCCTTCTACACGGCCGTCTTCGGCATGATCGAGGTGGAGCGCGTCAAGGTGGATACGGGAATCCGCTATCCGCTCGACGAGATCATTCTTTCTTCCGGCGGCGCCCAGGCCACCGAATTCAGGCTGATTCTGCTCAAGTATGTGGGCAAGGCGCCGCCCTCCCGGAGCGATCACATCCTGTGCTTCGTCGTGCCCGATCTCGATGCGGTGGTGGAGCATCTCCCGAAGATGGGAGGCAAGCTGCTGCGGCCGCCGCAAAAAATACGCGAGGAGGGCTCGCGGATGACGATCGCCGCCGACAACGCCGGCAATCTCCTGGAGATCGTGCAGGTGGCGGAACGCGCCGTGGACTGATCGAACGGGGCGCATCGGGTAAACTGCGCGGCTCGCCCAACGCCCTTGTCCCATGGAACTTCTGCTGCAATTCGTCGATATCGTCCTGCACCTGGACAAGCATTTGGAGTTCCTGGTGCAGCAGTACGGCACCTGGATCTACGCGATCCTGTTCGCCATCGTCTTTTCCGAGACCGGCTTCGTGGTGACGCCCTTCCTGCCCGGCGACTCCCTGCTCTTCGTGGCCGGCGCGGTGGCCGCCGTGGGGGGGATGGATCTCGGGCTCCTGATCGTGGCGCTCACCACCGCGGCGGTGCTGGGCAACAGCCTCAATTACGGCATCGGCCGCTATCTCGGGCCGAAAGTGTTCCAGTGGCCGGATTCGCGGTTTTTCAACCGCGCGGCGCTGGAAAAGACCCACGCCTTCTACGAGCGCCACGGCGGCAAGACCATCGTCCTGTCGCGGTTCCTGCCGCTGTTCCGCACCTTCGCCCCGTTCGTGGCCGGCATCGGCGCGATGGACTGGAGGCGCTTCACCGCCTTCAACCTGGCCGGCGGCACGCTCTGGGTGGTGTCCCTGACCCTGGCCGGCTACTGGTTCGGCAACCTGCCGGTGATTCGCAACAACCTGT
It includes:
- a CDS encoding VOC family protein, producing METMAHRAESAPVSTPAAAAAPAPPGLVGIKLVVDDLEASAAFYTAVFGMIEVERVKVDTGIRYPLDEIILSSGGAQATEFRLILLKYVGKAPPSRSDHILCFVVPDLDAVVEHLPKMGGKLLRPPQKIREEGSRMTIAADNAGNLLEIVQVAERAVD
- a CDS encoding DedA family protein; the protein is MELLLQFVDIVLHLDKHLEFLVQQYGTWIYAILFAIVFSETGFVVTPFLPGDSLLFVAGAVAAVGGMDLGLLIVALTTAAVLGNSLNYGIGRYLGPKVFQWPDSRFFNRAALEKTHAFYERHGGKTIVLSRFLPLFRTFAPFVAGIGAMDWRRFTAFNLAGGTLWVVSLTLAGYWFGNLPVIRNNLSLVVVGIVIVSLVPAAVGWWKHRQEAAVEP
- a CDS encoding EAL domain-containing protein, with the protein product MRAHISSNVFVLPAWSFVMNFPRVFLRPSLRRAAFLSALLASLMGAAVLLYAIGELDRLQSLLSIALISGLLLSMATLFYSHFRIRKPLARISRMCDRIADGDLSVRLRLDRQDEFRCLGERFNRMVDALQALREEQALAERAVRDSELRHRTLWEVSADAMVMVDAHGVIGYANPAVADVFGFEPHELQGRSLTVLLPDHVHEPLLLGFSHYIKSGGQHRSRNGIELSAVHQSGRRIPVEVFFAHMKLSGGDLFVGSFRDISQRVEAQANLQIQDRAIESAADGIMITDVRVAEHPIIYANPALERITGYCSAELLGRGGRIFLGEDVDQIEVNELRRMFLEHREGATQLRGRRKDGESYWIDLSVAPVRNAKSEITHYISIMRDVTERKQQENALLRSANYDLLTGLPNRSLFYDRLSQILARGERHQRDAAVMFIDLDHFKLVNDSLGHDHGDQLLAAVAAKLKICLREGDTVARWGGDEFVILLADLGSRDDIAIVAGRVQEGLGESITLGEQEVYCTASIGVSVFPDDGNTTEALLKHADLAMYRAKSQGRNTWSLYADDMQQGVDRRFSLETQLRKAIEKDELFLNFQPQIELSSGRVIGVEALVRWQHPELGLVSPSFFIPVAEESGMMAAIGEWVLHAACAEAKRWQTLGLMNIRVAVNISPCQFAQNDLAERIVSVLDHHGLQAGDIELEITESIVMCNPSKTVDTLRHLKALGIHVALDDFGTGHSSLAYFKNFPLNRLKIDKSFIQDETIVRAVIQMSISYGIQIVAEGVEDEATAQMLYRLGCDVVQGFHYSYPLSADELVEFLQRPPKTVAAPL